From the Chitinispirillales bacterium genome, one window contains:
- the coaE gene encoding dephospho-CoA kinase (Dephospho-CoA kinase (CoaE) performs the final step in coenzyme A biosynthesis.) produces MIFGISGYMGSGKSSAAKYLCEKYRFTLIDADKTARKLMLENSDLINETGKTFGVVEDGKINFSQLGEIVFENVENLKKLNSITFPYIIEAINSERKNAVCSVLLDAALLPLISPKEICDFAVWIDSGVQTRIKRLQKRTNLSIDVIKNRIEKQMQLMLKPQNDAFWNFVRNNSSIENLFAKTDEICGKF; encoded by the coding sequence GTGATTTTTGGAATTTCGGGATATATGGGAAGCGGAAAAAGCAGCGCCGCGAAATATCTTTGCGAAAAATACCGTTTTACACTAATCGACGCCGACAAAACGGCACGAAAATTGATGCTTGAAAACTCCGATTTAATAAACGAAACAGGTAAAACTTTTGGCGTCGTAGAGGATGGAAAAATAAATTTTTCACAACTTGGAGAAATTGTTTTTGAAAATGTCGAAAACCTTAAAAAACTCAATTCTATAACTTTCCCGTACATAATTGAAGCGATAAACTCGGAAAGAAAAAACGCCGTTTGTTCCGTGCTCTTGGACGCCGCACTTTTACCGCTGATTTCTCCGAAAGAAATTTGTGATTTCGCCGTTTGGATTGACAGCGGCGTTCAAACGAGAATCAAACGGCTTCAAAAAAGAACAAATTTGAGTATCGACGTGATAAAAAATAGAATTGAAAAGCAAATGCAACTAATGCTAAAGCCGCAAAACGACGCTTTTTGGAATTTTGTCCGAAATAATTCGTCTATCGAGAACTTATTTGCCAAAACAGACGAAATTTGCGGTAAATTCTAA